A section of the Clostridia bacterium genome encodes:
- a CDS encoding aconitate hydratase, which yields MCVMRSLAQKIIHAHLVHGTGEPGSEIAIRIDQTLTQDATGTMAYLEFEAMGIPRVRTELSISYVDHNTLQTGFENADDHRFLQTAAAKFGVRFSRPGNGICHQVHLERFAVPGKTLLGADSHTPTAGGMGALAIGAGGLDVAMAMAGLPFYLQMPTIVGIRLHSSLAPWTSAKDVILEVLHRLSVKGGLGKIIEYSGDGVGSLSVFERATITNMGAELGATASIFPSDSITWQFLRAQGREQDFVPLSADPGAVYDEVYDIYLDLLEPLIALPHSPDNVVKVSETVGTRVDQVFIGSCTNSSAADLQKVAAILKGKTIAPNVSLVIAPGSRQVLSMLARNETLFDLVEAGARILECTCGPCVGVGQAPASAGVSLRTSNRNFEGRSGTKDAQVYLVSAETAAASALTGVITDPRKLGAPIRVSGPLPFSVDDSMIVLPPEDGSGVEIVRGPNIKPLPRSESLPASISGTVLLKVGDNITTDHIMPAGAKVLPLRSNIPEISKHCFEAVDPSFYERARAAGGGFIVGGANYGQGSSREHAALAPLYLGVRAVIAKSFARIHRQNLINFGILPLTFRTAEAYEAVQQGHELRMDHAREQILSDVVVVMDVTNGQAIELEHNLSDRQKEVVLAGGLLSWAGGLR from the coding sequence ATACCTCGAGTTCGAAGCCATGGGCATACCGCGCGTGAGAACTGAACTATCCATTAGCTACGTAGATCACAACACACTGCAGACGGGTTTTGAAAACGCTGATGATCACAGATTTCTCCAGACTGCAGCAGCGAAGTTCGGCGTCAGATTCTCCCGTCCCGGCAACGGCATCTGCCATCAGGTTCATCTCGAGAGGTTCGCTGTGCCAGGCAAGACTTTGCTTGGCGCCGATAGCCACACTCCTACCGCAGGCGGAATGGGCGCTCTCGCCATCGGCGCGGGCGGCCTCGACGTCGCAATGGCCATGGCAGGACTTCCTTTCTACCTTCAGATGCCGACCATCGTGGGCATTCGACTCCACAGCTCCCTGGCTCCATGGACTTCTGCCAAAGACGTAATACTTGAGGTCCTGCATAGGCTTTCCGTAAAGGGCGGACTGGGCAAAATCATAGAATACAGCGGGGACGGCGTAGGCTCCCTCAGCGTTTTCGAGCGGGCCACAATCACCAACATGGGCGCCGAGCTGGGAGCGACCGCGTCCATATTCCCAAGCGACAGCATCACCTGGCAGTTCCTTCGGGCTCAAGGCCGCGAACAAGACTTCGTGCCGCTTTCTGCGGACCCTGGTGCAGTCTACGACGAGGTTTACGACATATATCTGGACCTGCTGGAACCCCTCATTGCCCTTCCTCATAGCCCCGACAACGTGGTCAAAGTATCCGAGACAGTGGGCACACGCGTGGACCAGGTGTTCATCGGCAGCTGCACCAACTCATCGGCAGCCGATCTGCAGAAGGTGGCGGCCATACTCAAGGGCAAGACCATCGCACCCAATGTAAGCCTCGTGATCGCACCAGGCTCGCGACAGGTTCTCAGCATGCTCGCGCGAAACGAGACCCTGTTCGACCTAGTTGAGGCGGGGGCGCGGATCCTGGAATGTACATGCGGCCCCTGTGTGGGTGTGGGGCAAGCGCCCGCATCCGCCGGAGTGTCTCTGAGAACGTCCAACCGCAACTTCGAGGGCAGAAGCGGAACAAAGGACGCTCAGGTGTACTTGGTGAGCGCTGAGACTGCAGCGGCATCCGCGCTAACCGGTGTCATCACTGACCCAAGGAAGCTTGGGGCGCCAATCAGAGTGTCAGGGCCATTGCCATTCTCTGTCGACGACTCCATGATCGTGCTTCCTCCTGAAGACGGCAGCGGTGTGGAGATAGTTAGAGGGCCCAACATCAAGCCCCTCCCAAGGTCGGAGTCGCTGCCGGCCTCGATCAGCGGCACAGTGCTTCTGAAGGTCGGCGACAACATCACCACTGATCACATCATGCCCGCGGGAGCAAAGGTGCTTCCGCTGCGTTCCAACATACCGGAGATCTCCAAACACTGCTTCGAAGCCGTCGATCCTTCCTTCTACGAGAGAGCCCGCGCTGCTGGGGGCGGGTTCATTGTCGGAGGCGCCAACTACGGACAGGGCTCGAGCAGAGAACATGCTGCATTGGCGCCTCTCTACCTTGGGGTGAGGGCTGTGATCGCCAAGTCCTTTGCCCGCATACACCGTCAGAACCTCATCAACTTCGGAATACTTCCGCTCACCTTCCGCACGGCAGAGGCGTACGAGGCCGTGCAGCAGGGCCATGAACTACGGATGGACCATGCAAGAGAGCAGATCCTTTCGGACGTAGTGGTGGTGATGGATGTGACAAACGGGCAGGCCATCGAGCTAGAGCACAACCTGTCTGACCGGCAGAAGGAAGTGGTCCTGGCTGGAGGACTGCTGAGCTGGGCGGGCGGGCTTCGCTGA
- a CDS encoding tripartite tricarboxylate transporter TctB family protein produces the protein MNGDFTVGLLAVLIGVIYSAQSLRLPKAMIGNPWAPVYFPLTLGVLMTVLGAALCLKNIGKRRPVASKGPKEAKEPEKKPQVDKEFPKLALGTIALCILYAVAFNKLGFIVSTILFLGAMLFLVNGLKGWRANIAVAVLFTYGIWFTFDRLLMISLP, from the coding sequence ATGAATGGCGATTTCACAGTAGGACTGCTGGCTGTGCTGATCGGGGTCATCTACTCGGCTCAGTCGCTGAGGCTTCCAAAGGCCATGATCGGAAACCCGTGGGCGCCTGTGTACTTTCCCCTCACTCTGGGAGTGCTCATGACGGTTCTTGGCGCGGCATTGTGCCTGAAGAACATCGGAAAGCGGAGGCCCGTTGCGTCGAAGGGGCCAAAGGAAGCGAAGGAACCAGAAAAGAAGCCTCAGGTGGATAAGGAGTTCCCCAAACTGGCTCTCGGCACTATCGCACTGTGCATCCTGTATGCGGTTGCCTTCAACAAGCTGGGTTTCATAGTCTCCACGATCCTCTTCCTGGGAGCAATGCTTTTCCTCGTGAACGGCCTCAAAGGATGGCGAGCCAATATCGCTGTCGCGGTGCTTTTCACGTACGGCATCTGGTTCACTTTCGATCGGCTCTTGATGATTAGCCTGCCGTAA
- a CDS encoding tripartite tricarboxylate transporter substrate binding protein, with the protein MSYRRFAKSGLILAIVFACCLLSGYAITAPEKYPSGPFEFIAPAGPGGGWDTTIRMVARVLGEKRIITQPMPVVNKPGGGGGVALAYLQTRKGDPYEVAVYSPPLLLIRLTGQTKLSYKDVTPIARLICDYGAFAVPKNSPYHTINDVMDALKKNPKSVKIAGTSSPGSMDHIQFMQAAKVAGVTNIRGIQYIPFQGGEGLASLMGGHVDLLTTGMAETVGPMESGDIRVLAITAPTRIKQGPMAKAPTLRELGINTEFVNWRGLFGPPGMPDYAVEFLSKALAEMAQTVEWKDICMKNGWDEAFLGPKEFGKFLEVTNEEYRSLLQDIGLLAQ; encoded by the coding sequence ATGTCATATCGACGGTTTGCCAAGTCAGGGCTCATCCTGGCGATAGTATTCGCATGTTGTCTTCTGAGTGGTTATGCCATTACTGCCCCAGAGAAGTATCCCAGCGGCCCGTTTGAGTTCATCGCTCCTGCCGGACCTGGCGGTGGTTGGGATACTACCATCAGAATGGTTGCCAGGGTTCTCGGCGAGAAACGCATCATCACGCAACCCATGCCTGTTGTCAACAAGCCGGGCGGTGGCGGCGGGGTGGCACTAGCCTACTTGCAGACCAGGAAGGGCGACCCGTATGAGGTTGCAGTGTACTCGCCTCCGTTGCTCCTAATACGGCTGACAGGACAGACAAAGCTCAGCTACAAGGACGTTACACCGATCGCGCGGCTCATATGCGACTACGGAGCGTTTGCAGTGCCCAAGAACTCGCCTTATCACACAATCAACGACGTTATGGACGCACTCAAGAAGAATCCAAAGAGCGTCAAGATCGCAGGCACCTCCTCCCCCGGAAGCATGGACCATATCCAGTTCATGCAGGCCGCCAAGGTGGCGGGTGTGACGAACATCAGGGGAATTCAGTACATACCCTTCCAGGGCGGCGAGGGTCTTGCAAGCCTCATGGGCGGCCATGTCGACCTCCTGACAACAGGAATGGCGGAAACCGTGGGCCCGATGGAGAGCGGGGATATCCGCGTGCTCGCCATCACTGCTCCCACCCGCATCAAGCAGGGCCCGATGGCAAAGGCGCCCACTCTCAGGGAACTCGGCATCAATACGGAGTTCGTGAACTGGAGAGGGCTCTTCGGACCTCCAGGCATGCCCGACTACGCCGTTGAGTTCCTCAGCAAGGCTCTTGCCGAGATGGCTCAAACAGTGGAATGGAAGGACATCTGCATGAAGAACGGATGGGATGAGGCCTTCCTAGGGCCCAAGGAATTCGGCAAGTTCCTGGAAGTGACCAACGAGGAGTACAGATCACTCCTCCAGGATATCGGCTTGCTCGCCCAGTAA